The region GGTTCGGCGCGCTCGTCGCGACCGGATGCTCCAAGGTCGCCGAAAGCCCGATCACCCAGTCGCTCTTCTCGGCTGCCGAGGGCTGGCACAAGACGGTCCACCGCGCCCTTGCCGACCGTATGGCGCTGGCAAAGGAATACCCGCGCTCCGCCATCTCGCCGACGTTCCGCGGCAATGGCTCACTGACGGTCGATACCGATTTCTACCGTCAGCAGCTTTCGGCCGGATTTCCCGAATGGCGTCTCGAAGTGCGCGGCATGGTCGATACGCCGATGAGCCTGACGCTCGAGAACATCCGCAAGCTGCCCCAGCGCACCCAGATCACCCGGCACGATTGCGTCGAGGGCTGGAGCGCGATCGGCGAATGGACCGGGCCTCAGCTATCCGTGCTGCTCGACGCAGCAGGCGTGCAGGAAGGCGCGCAATTCGTCGTGTTCCGCTGCGCCGACACGCTCAATGGCGACGACTATTACGAGAGCGTCGACATGATCGATGCGTACCACCCGCAGACCATCGTCGCACACATGCTCAATGGCGAACCGCTGCCGGAAAAGAACGGCGCGCCGCTACGCATGCGGATTGAGCGCCAGCTCGGCTACAAGCACGCGAAATACCTGACCGCGATCGAGGTCGTATCGACCCTCGACCAGATCGGCGACGGCAAGGGCGGCTATTGGGAAGATGTGGCCGGATACCAGTGGTACGCCGGCATCTGATCATTCGCCGGGCGGGTAGATCCGGTTCATCGTCGCCCAGTCGGCCGCGACCATCTCCTCCAGCACGTCCATGTCCACGTCGGCGAGCTTGTTAATGTAGAGGCAGCTCTTGCCGGTCGAATGCTTGCCTAGCCTTGCCAGAAACGCCTCGCGCTCCTTTGCCGCAAGCTCGTCGCAATAGCCGCCCATGAGATAGAGCGAATGCTTCGCCTTGCGCGGGCTGAAGCCGGATCGCATCCAGTGGACGTCGCGTCCGCTGGCATAGGTGGTGCGGTACTGGCCGTAGCCGATGATGCTCGGCCCCCACATCTGCGGTACCTCGCCCGTGACCCGCCGGAACATCGCATCGAGGACTTGCGCTTCTTCACGCTTTCGCTCGGGTTCGACCGAAGCGATGAAGTCCGCCGGATCGACGTCGGTGATCTGTGTCTTGGCCTCGGCCATGGTTCTCTCCCACTGCGATTGACAGCCTAGCAAGCGGGGCGCAGTCTGTCAGCGGACTGGAATTTGGGGGAATTCAACCGGATGTGGCTACTCGACAAGTTTCTCGGCAAGGCGATCAAGCACGGGCAGATGATCGTCACCGACCATGACGGCAAGGAATATACCTACGGCCCCGGAGGCGGCGAGTACCGCCCGGAGGTCGGCGGCCGCCCCGGTCCAATCCGCATCCGGCTGACCCATCCCAAGGCGGCGAGCCACATCGCGCGTTACCCGCAGCTCGGCGCTGGCGAGGCTTTCATGTGGGGCTGGCTCGTCGTGGAGGAACCGCATGACATTCGCGACATGATCCTGTTCGTGACGATGAATGCCAAGCGCCTCGGCGAAGCGTCGCTCAAGCCCAAGGGACCGCTGCGCAAGGGCGCGCAAAAGCTGCTGGCGAAGCTCGACGGGATCAACAAGCGCAGTTCTGCCCGCAAGAATGCAGAGCACACCTACAACCTCACGCGCCAGCTTTACGAGCGCTTCCTCGACGAGGATCGCCAGTACACCATGGCCTATTACCGCGAGGATCCGGAGGCGACTTCGCTCGAGAAGGCGCAGATGGACAAGAAGGCGCATCTCGCGGCCAAGATGTATCTCAAGCCGGGCATGAAGGTGCTCGACATCGGCTGCGGCTGGGGCGGTTTCGCGCTCTATCTGCACAAGATGTACGGCGTCGAAGTGACCGGCGTCGCCCTCGCTCCCGACCAGATCGCCTTCTGCAAGGAACGCGCCGAGCAGCTGGGAGTGGCGGACAAGGTCCAGTTTCACCTGATGGATTACCGCGACGTGGAAGGCGAGTTCGACCGCATTTCCAGCGTCGGCCTGCTCGAACACGTCGGGACGATCCACTATCCGGAGTTCTTCGAGCACACCAACCGCCTGCTCAAACCCGACGGCGTGATGATCAGCCATTGCTGCGGCCGCGCCGGCCCTCCCGGCTTCACCGATGCCTGGACGCGCAAATACATCTTCCCCGGCGGCTATATCCCTGCGCTGAGCGAACTCGTGACCGAGAGCGAGAAGGCAGGCTGGCAGGTGATGGACGTCGAGGCGATGCGCTTCCACTACAGCTACACGCTGGAGGAGTGGTACAACCGCACCGTCATGCACCGCGACGAGATCACGGAAATGTATGACGAGCAGTTCTATCGCATGTGGCTGTTCTATCTCGCCGGCGCTGAGCAGAGCTTCCGCAACGGCACGATGGTCAACTGGCAACTCCAGTATGTGAAGAACCGCGAAGCCGTGCCGATGACCCGCGAGTACATACACGAAGAAAGCGCCCGCCTGCGAGAAATGGGAGAAGTCCCTAGCTGGCGGTTCGACCCGGCACTGAAGGAAGCGGCGGAGTAACCGCTCAGGAGCTTGCGCCCTCGCCCGCCGGGCCGCGCTTCACCATGTCGTAGACCGGCCCGAAACCGAGGAAAGCCGCGCCGACGAACGGCAGGGCGACGACCCACAGCCTGACACCGGTGATGCCTTCCGGGCTCGCAATACTGATGGCTGCCGTCATGGCTAGGCCGGTACAGATCGCGACTACGCCGAGCACGACCCTTATCTTGGGCACGGTGCGCCCGCCGCGGATCGGTCCGAAGCTGCGCTCGTGACGGGCGAAGATGCCGATCATCGGCAGCAGCGCGAGAATATAGAGCGCGAACCACACCGGCCGGCTCGCCCACCATTCGCCTGTCCCCGGATAAGCCTCGAGGCCGATTCCACCCAGCGCCCAGGCGGCAACCATCACCAGCACGAATGCGGTGAGATGCCACAGGTAAACGGTCATAATCATGCCGTTCATCAGGACCGTCGCGGTCCAGACCGATAGATTTTCGAGCATCCGCCTGCCCCAGGGCTCAAGCGTGAGAACGATGCCAGTCTGGGTCATGCCGAGCGCGAGCAGCGCGACGGTCGGCGGCATCGAATTGGTCATCTCCGCTCCCGGTACGCCGATCATGGCGATCGGGTATGGGCCGAAAACCGTCAGCGAGACGAGCGGGGCAAGGCTCGCCGCGGTCCACATGATGCGATGCCCGGTCCCCCCGAATGCACCGTCGCGCCACGCGTAGCCAAGCTGGTGGATGCCGACCCAGACGAATAGGAAGTTGAGGAAATTGACGTAGGGAACGCCTCTCGCGATCGTCGCATAGTCGGTCAGCACTGCGGCCACGACCAGCAGTAAGAACGAGCCGAAGCCGAGCTTCTGCCACGCCTTATAGGTGACCGGCGTCAGCGCGGTGACGAGCAGGTAGACGGCGAGGAACCACACGGGGATCAGCGCAAGCTCGGTCGCCATGCGCACCTGCCCGCGCTCCATCCCGAACTGCGTCATGCCGAGCGCGATCAGCGCCCACAGGAGCAGCACGGGAAATACCGGCGTGATCAGGCGCTGCACCCGGCTCGCGAACCAGTCGCGATAGATGCCCGGCCGCCTGCCCCCGCCCTCGCTCTCGGCATTCCGTAAGGTCGCGGCCCAGCTGACCGAATTCGAATAGCCGCCGACGAGGAAGAAGATCGGCATCACCTGGAAGCCCCAGGTCAGCCACTGCGACCACGGAAGTATCCCGAGCAAATGCCCGCCGACGATCTCGCCGCTCTCGTCGAGATAGGGTGCGGCGACCAGCCAGTGGCCGATGACCACGGCTAGGATCGACAGTGCTCTCAGGAAATCGACCCAGCGATTGCGCTCGGGCGGCGCCATTTGCGCCATCTCGCGCGCCTTGTGCCAGCTAGCCAGCATTGCGAACCCTCCATGCTTCAGCGCAGCTGCGAATATCCGATGCGCCCTCGCAGCGTCCAATTCCCTCGCGTCAATTGCTGTTGAAATGCGCGCAGCCCCTTCCCTCGCCCCGCGTTTGTCGGCATGGGGCGCACCGAGTTCAGGAGTGCATTGGAATGTCCGACATCAAACGCGTCGTCCTCGCCTATTCGGGCGGCCTCGATACCAGCGTCATCGCCAAGTGGCTCGAAGTGGAGCGCGGGCTGGAGGTCGTCACCTTCACCGCCGACCTCGGCCAGGGCGAGGAAATCGAACCCGCGCGCGAAAAGGCGCGCGCCATGGGCATCCCGGACAAGCACATCTTCATCGAGGACCTGCGCGAGGAATTCGTGCGCGATTTCGTCTTCCCGATGATGCGCGCCAACGCCCGCTACGAAGGCGACTACCTGCTCGGCACCAGCATCGCGCGGCCGCTGATCTCCAAGCGTCTCGTCGAGATCGCGCATGAGACCGGCGCCGATGCGATCGCCCACGGCGCGACCGGCAAGGGCAACGACCAGGTCCGCTTCGAACTGTCGGCCTACGCGCTCGATCCCGATATCAAGGTCATCGCCCCGTGGCGCGAATGGGACCTGACGAGCCGCACCGCACTGATCGCCTGGGCCGAAAAGCACCAGATCGCCGTACCGAAGGACAAGCGCGGCGAAAGCCCGTTCTCGACCGATGCGAATCTCCTCCACACCTCTTCCGAAGGCAAAGTCCTCGAGGATCCGTGGGAGGAAACGCCCGACTATGTCTATTCGCGCACCGACCATCCGGAAGACGCGCCGGACGAGCCGGAATACATCACCATCGATTTCGAGCGCGGCGACGGCGTGGCCCTCAACGGCGAGGCGATGAGCCCGGCAACGCTGCTCACTGCCCTCAACGATCTTGGCCGCAAGCACGGTATCGGCCGCCTCGACCTGGTCGAGAACCGCTTCGTCGGCATGAAGAGCCGCGGGATGTACGAAACGCCCGGCGGCGAGATCTACGCCCGCGCCCATCGCGGTATCGAGCAGATCACGCTCGATCGCGGAGCCGCCCACCTCAAGGACGAGCTCATGCCGAAATATGCCGAGCTCATCTACAACGGCTTCTGGTTCAGCCCGGAGCGCGAGATGCTGCAGGCAGCGATCGACCTCAGTCAGGAGAAGGTTTCCGGCACGGTTCGGCTCAAGCTCTACAAAGGCCTCGCCAGCGTGGTCGGTCGCAAGTCGCCCAATTCGCTCTATTCCGAAGCGCACGTCACCTTCGAGGACGACGCCGGTGCCTACGACCAGCAGGATGCGGAAGGCTTCATCAAGCTCAATGCACTGCGTCTGCGGCTACTTTCGAAGCGGAATTCGTAGCGCGGCCGACAAGCTTGCGACGAGCGGTTGACTTATCCACCGTCGTCCACAGCGAATTTGGGGAAAAGTGGAAAACTCGGGGTTGCCAGCCTTGAACGACTCACCCGACCGGCGCAGTCTTAACTCATCGGACGGGGCGGAAAATCTCTCCGGTTGAAGGTCTAA is a window of Erythrobacter sp. HKB08 DNA encoding:
- a CDS encoding molybdopterin-dependent oxidoreductase codes for the protein MSDHPPRIGRRGFLAGFGALVATGCSKVAESPITQSLFSAAEGWHKTVHRALADRMALAKEYPRSAISPTFRGNGSLTVDTDFYRQQLSAGFPEWRLEVRGMVDTPMSLTLENIRKLPQRTQITRHDCVEGWSAIGEWTGPQLSVLLDAAGVQEGAQFVVFRCADTLNGDDYYESVDMIDAYHPQTIVAHMLNGEPLPEKNGAPLRMRIERQLGYKHAKYLTAIEVVSTLDQIGDGKGGYWEDVAGYQWYAGI
- a CDS encoding DUF1801 domain-containing protein; translated protein: MAEAKTQITDVDPADFIASVEPERKREEAQVLDAMFRRVTGEVPQMWGPSIIGYGQYRTTYASGRDVHWMRSGFSPRKAKHSLYLMGGYCDELAAKEREAFLARLGKHSTGKSCLYINKLADVDMDVLEEMVAADWATMNRIYPPGE
- a CDS encoding cyclopropane-fatty-acyl-phospholipid synthase family protein is translated as MWLLDKFLGKAIKHGQMIVTDHDGKEYTYGPGGGEYRPEVGGRPGPIRIRLTHPKAASHIARYPQLGAGEAFMWGWLVVEEPHDIRDMILFVTMNAKRLGEASLKPKGPLRKGAQKLLAKLDGINKRSSARKNAEHTYNLTRQLYERFLDEDRQYTMAYYREDPEATSLEKAQMDKKAHLAAKMYLKPGMKVLDIGCGWGGFALYLHKMYGVEVTGVALAPDQIAFCKERAEQLGVADKVQFHLMDYRDVEGEFDRISSVGLLEHVGTIHYPEFFEHTNRLLKPDGVMISHCCGRAGPPGFTDAWTRKYIFPGGYIPALSELVTESEKAGWQVMDVEAMRFHYSYTLEEWYNRTVMHRDEITEMYDEQFYRMWLFYLAGAEQSFRNGTMVNWQLQYVKNREAVPMTREYIHEESARLREMGEVPSWRFDPALKEAAE
- a CDS encoding acyltransferase, producing the protein MLASWHKAREMAQMAPPERNRWVDFLRALSILAVVIGHWLVAAPYLDESGEIVGGHLLGILPWSQWLTWGFQVMPIFFLVGGYSNSVSWAATLRNAESEGGGRRPGIYRDWFASRVQRLITPVFPVLLLWALIALGMTQFGMERGQVRMATELALIPVWFLAVYLLVTALTPVTYKAWQKLGFGSFLLLVVAAVLTDYATIARGVPYVNFLNFLFVWVGIHQLGYAWRDGAFGGTGHRIMWTAASLAPLVSLTVFGPYPIAMIGVPGAEMTNSMPPTVALLALGMTQTGIVLTLEPWGRRMLENLSVWTATVLMNGMIMTVYLWHLTAFVLVMVAAWALGGIGLEAYPGTGEWWASRPVWFALYILALLPMIGIFARHERSFGPIRGGRTVPKIRVVLGVVAICTGLAMTAAISIASPEGITGVRLWVVALPFVGAAFLGFGPVYDMVKRGPAGEGASS
- a CDS encoding argininosuccinate synthase is translated as MSDIKRVVLAYSGGLDTSVIAKWLEVERGLEVVTFTADLGQGEEIEPAREKARAMGIPDKHIFIEDLREEFVRDFVFPMMRANARYEGDYLLGTSIARPLISKRLVEIAHETGADAIAHGATGKGNDQVRFELSAYALDPDIKVIAPWREWDLTSRTALIAWAEKHQIAVPKDKRGESPFSTDANLLHTSSEGKVLEDPWEETPDYVYSRTDHPEDAPDEPEYITIDFERGDGVALNGEAMSPATLLTALNDLGRKHGIGRLDLVENRFVGMKSRGMYETPGGEIYARAHRGIEQITLDRGAAHLKDELMPKYAELIYNGFWFSPEREMLQAAIDLSQEKVSGTVRLKLYKGLASVVGRKSPNSLYSEAHVTFEDDAGAYDQQDAEGFIKLNALRLRLLSKRNS